A stretch of Brassica rapa cultivar Chiifu-401-42 chromosome A08, CAAS_Brap_v3.01, whole genome shotgun sequence DNA encodes these proteins:
- the LOC103834735 gene encoding putative defensin-like protein 29 encodes MASSKTCFFLVFLCLVVLLIPKSAQAEGGGKPYIQGGPCSQFPDCNQHCIDLKFPGGGKCIKVGQRSDYLTCACFE; translated from the exons atggcttcatcaaagacatgtttttttcttgtcttcttATGTCTCGTTGTTCTCTTGATTCCAA AATCTGCACAAGCGGAAGGTGGTGGAAAGCCCTATATTCAAGGAGGTCCCTGCTCGCAATTTCCAGACTGCAATCAACATTGCATTGACTTAAAATTTCCAGGTGGAGGAAAATGCATCAAAGTGGGTCAACGTAGCGATTATTTGACATGTGCCTGTTTTGAATAA